A genomic window from Paenibacillus sp. FSL K6-0276 includes:
- a CDS encoding HAD family hydrolase has product MIYASDLDRTLIYSLGAIGVPENTPGLIPAEIIEGKTRSYISQQALNQLLDLTARVIFIPVTTRTIQQYKRINLFQETVIPDYAVTSNGGNILIGGVVDKEWRESIGRLVARHSAGAEEVRSYIKAVVREDWIISEHYCDDLFYSFMVYRDQLPLDEITNLSDRLYNLGWRVSLQGRKLYAVPAAVNKSDAILHLRRTVRSEPMVASGDSLLDKSLLESADYAIAPCHGEIFAEQQSGLVKSRYPFTKESGVFAGDEILQYVNMIYNNLTALGVGPL; this is encoded by the coding sequence ATGATATATGCTAGTGATCTAGATCGTACTTTGATCTATTCTTTAGGTGCAATTGGTGTTCCTGAGAATACTCCGGGTCTAATTCCGGCGGAAATCATAGAGGGAAAGACAAGATCCTATATTTCGCAGCAGGCATTGAATCAGCTGTTGGATCTTACCGCACGGGTTATTTTTATCCCGGTTACTACGCGTACGATACAACAATATAAGCGTATTAATCTGTTTCAGGAAACGGTCATACCTGACTATGCGGTTACAAGCAATGGGGGAAATATCCTAATCGGTGGTGTTGTCGATAAGGAATGGAGAGAATCAATCGGTAGATTGGTAGCTCGTCACTCTGCTGGGGCTGAAGAAGTTAGATCATATATCAAAGCTGTTGTACGTGAGGATTGGATTATTAGCGAGCATTATTGTGATGATCTATTCTATTCCTTCATGGTTTATCGGGATCAGTTGCCTCTAGATGAAATCACCAATCTATCAGATCGGCTCTACAACCTCGGCTGGAGAGTTTCTTTACAAGGCCGCAAGCTGTACGCTGTGCCGGCAGCGGTGAACAAAAGCGACGCTATACTTCATTTGCGGCGCACAGTTCGCTCTGAACCTATGGTAGCCTCCGGGGATTCACTGCTAGATAAGAGTCTGCTTGAGAGTGCCGACTATGCTATTGCCCCTTGTCATGGTGAAATATTTGCAGAGCAGCAGAGTGGTCTTGTAAAATCAAGGTATCCGTTTACCAAAGAATCAGGCGTATTTGCTGGGGATGAGATTTTGCAGTATGTAAATATGATCTATAATAATCTAACTGCATTGGGAGTGGGGCCACTATGA
- a CDS encoding phosphoribosyltransferase family protein yields MAARINKKRSFLFVSKVLGKHIPVNPYTPLLSGAALGLLLYQEMNGDSADNDCMKDLLDKAVHGLIHPESAKEAYQHLLAARLVLPRPVVFIGFAETATALGHSVYNMFADAASYIHTTREQILDLESIVSFEEEHSHAVDHLCYALNAELLSGTEPIILVDDEITTGNTAINTIRDIQSKFPREEYVVVSILDWRSGNNLHTYSELEQELGIRIKSLCLLQGSIEVKGTPSLHARNDKDLLSSSVESEVVTTYVVDGLERLQVTSIDSYGDTNTSPYVKYSGRFGLESLNNDEVDLGVTRIAAQLRELREEDSRTLVMGVGEFMYLPMRIAAEMGEGISYQSSTRSPIHPDRRPDYGVHSAAAYPSAGDPKITNFIYNVDPDQYDDIFVLIERDVPHERMKPMLDILKKLARHKVHLIVLTPERRSGGPQYEGNK; encoded by the coding sequence ATGGCGGCCCGAATTAATAAGAAGCGCTCTTTTCTATTCGTCAGCAAGGTACTTGGTAAACATATCCCAGTCAATCCATACACCCCGCTGTTAAGTGGGGCTGCACTGGGACTGCTGTTATATCAGGAGATGAATGGTGATTCTGCGGATAATGATTGTATGAAAGACTTATTGGATAAAGCTGTACACGGACTGATCCACCCTGAGTCTGCCAAGGAAGCCTATCAGCATTTGTTAGCCGCGCGGCTAGTTCTTCCTAGGCCCGTTGTCTTTATTGGCTTTGCTGAGACTGCAACTGCACTGGGTCACAGTGTGTACAACATGTTTGCTGATGCTGCATCATATATTCATACTACGCGTGAACAAATTCTCGATTTGGAGTCGATTGTTAGCTTTGAAGAGGAGCATTCACATGCGGTTGACCATCTATGTTACGCCTTAAACGCTGAACTATTATCAGGGACTGAGCCGATTATATTGGTGGATGATGAGATTACAACGGGGAATACAGCAATTAATACGATCCGTGATATTCAGTCCAAATTCCCTCGGGAGGAATATGTAGTCGTTTCTATTTTGGATTGGAGGAGCGGCAATAATCTTCACACCTATAGCGAGTTAGAACAGGAACTGGGGATTCGGATTAAGTCCTTGTGTCTGCTTCAGGGTAGTATTGAAGTAAAAGGCACGCCTTCGCTTCATGCTAGGAATGACAAAGATTTGTTATCTTCTTCAGTGGAATCCGAAGTGGTGACAACCTATGTGGTGGACGGTTTAGAACGTCTGCAGGTGACATCCATAGATTCATATGGTGACACCAACACATCCCCTTATGTGAAATACAGCGGACGTTTCGGACTGGAGTCGCTGAATAATGATGAGGTTGATTTAGGCGTAACCCGGATAGCCGCGCAGCTTAGAGAACTACGAGAAGAAGATTCTAGGACTCTAGTGATGGGTGTAGGGGAATTTATGTATCTTCCTATGCGGATAGCGGCTGAGATGGGGGAAGGTATTTCATATCAGTCCTCTACTCGTAGTCCAATCCACCCTGATCGTCGACCGGATTACGGGGTACATAGTGCTGCGGCATATCCTTCAGCTGGCGACCCGAAAATTACAAACTTTATTTATAATGTGGACCCTGATCAGTATGATGATATATTCGTGCTGATTGAGCGTGATGTACCGCATGAGCGAATGAAACCGATGCTTGATATACTGAAGAAACTGGCCCGCCATAAAGTGCATCTTATTGTGCTGACCCCTGAAAGAAGAAGTGGAGGCCCCCAGTATGAAGGGAACAAGTAA
- a CDS encoding septation ring formation regulator EzrA translates to MKKYIALFLLISVLWVPGAYAAEIPTQQGLVTDNAGMFSSAEATTISAAATGDLVTMHVLTVDSLNGTPADKYADDTYASWGLSTRDILLLISAGDQSIELNFNNPGFQTSLNAWSQNQGGNSGSAAITALLDTYFIPYAREGDFAGGTKALIKAIHSIGESTGNTGGSAGSGSTVGSADSGTGNGASGNPGTSITTGNRSSSSMFTIAAILIGIVLILLVLFTVITGLRRRKQLSEQQEQLSNLLVQANRALESLKPFQGIVQGKTEVLVEGISKRVSAKLVEISSLQSDGQGAQLPFYRLTALKAAVEQLQQTEASFRTALEEEEKNIAIISEADRNVKQRITELKEDTPELEEQLQGAAKETGYALQEIVEELKELAEETSKADQLELFDPIAAQEITEDAQERQEKIEQDLKDVDLYDGKLNNFPTVLAATRTKITGIIEQNSLHNMKVKPYDRLEQARAESLTLEAPLRVGDMDEVRRIGANLDLLLDEAVAMTEQQALLRQNNRRDLETFRTEWSQLKQRRDGLQSRITEARLHFEEQHVATVENILTEWSTRLREGASEVAQIENWTSDERGEYKKANNALEQLLSLQDEAARQFDGVSESLNALNERLDRVNRLFSEGQSRVEATQRMLHSRGLSSRIRFELSLLPESSALEHRLASRPYNLEELESLGRSYDSQITSFVNEANRLVRQKEEEERLAQLAMMREQQRRAQARKRMSSGPPSSGGFGGGRSSGGSSSGGGGSGGKSSGGSSWGGGGGKSGRNSSGGSKW, encoded by the coding sequence TTGAAAAAGTATATAGCCTTATTCTTATTGATCAGCGTGTTATGGGTTCCCGGTGCATACGCCGCCGAAATCCCTACTCAGCAGGGATTAGTTACCGATAACGCTGGAATGTTTAGTTCCGCAGAAGCGACGACCATTTCTGCTGCCGCCACTGGAGATCTCGTTACTATGCATGTACTCACCGTAGATTCCTTAAACGGCACTCCGGCCGATAAATACGCTGATGATACTTACGCCTCATGGGGACTGTCCACTCGCGATATTCTCTTGCTGATATCCGCTGGCGATCAGTCCATTGAACTTAATTTTAACAATCCAGGCTTTCAAACCTCGTTAAATGCCTGGTCCCAGAATCAGGGTGGGAACTCAGGAAGTGCTGCTATTACAGCGCTACTTGATACTTATTTCATCCCTTATGCCAGAGAAGGAGACTTCGCTGGAGGGACAAAGGCTTTAATTAAAGCGATCCATTCCATTGGGGAAAGCACCGGGAATACTGGAGGAAGCGCAGGAAGTGGTAGCACAGTTGGCAGTGCGGACAGCGGTACAGGGAACGGAGCCTCCGGCAATCCAGGGACTTCGATCACTACTGGAAATCGCTCCAGCAGCTCCATGTTTACGATTGCCGCCATTCTAATCGGAATCGTATTAATACTACTTGTACTATTCACAGTGATCACAGGTCTGCGTCGACGTAAGCAGCTAAGCGAGCAACAGGAGCAGTTATCCAATTTGCTGGTACAAGCGAATCGAGCACTGGAGTCATTAAAGCCATTTCAGGGGATCGTTCAAGGGAAGACCGAGGTGCTGGTAGAAGGCATCTCAAAACGGGTGTCTGCAAAGCTCGTTGAAATCTCTTCGCTGCAAAGTGATGGTCAAGGTGCTCAGCTGCCATTTTATCGTTTGACTGCCCTCAAGGCAGCCGTGGAACAATTGCAGCAGACAGAAGCCTCCTTCCGCACAGCGCTTGAAGAGGAAGAGAAGAACATTGCTATCATCAGTGAAGCAGATCGCAATGTTAAACAACGTATTACAGAGCTGAAAGAGGATACGCCAGAGCTTGAAGAGCAGCTGCAAGGTGCGGCAAAAGAAACTGGTTATGCACTTCAAGAAATTGTAGAAGAGCTTAAGGAGCTTGCCGAGGAGACCTCAAAGGCAGATCAATTGGAGCTTTTTGACCCTATAGCTGCACAAGAAATTACCGAGGACGCGCAAGAACGACAAGAAAAGATTGAACAAGACCTGAAGGATGTTGATCTCTACGATGGTAAGCTAAACAATTTCCCTACGGTATTAGCTGCTACCCGCACGAAAATTACAGGCATCATCGAACAAAATTCACTCCACAACATGAAGGTAAAACCATATGACCGTCTAGAGCAGGCCCGCGCAGAATCGCTGACGCTTGAAGCGCCACTACGCGTTGGAGATATGGATGAGGTGCGCAGGATTGGCGCCAATCTTGACCTTCTCCTGGATGAGGCTGTTGCTATGACAGAACAACAAGCACTTCTTCGGCAGAACAACCGCAGAGATTTAGAGACATTCCGCACCGAATGGAGCCAATTGAAGCAGCGGAGAGACGGACTGCAGAGCCGGATTACGGAAGCGCGCTTACATTTCGAAGAACAACATGTAGCAACTGTGGAGAACATCCTGACCGAGTGGAGCACGCGCCTTCGGGAAGGTGCGAGTGAAGTGGCGCAGATTGAGAATTGGACCAGCGATGAGCGCGGCGAATATAAGAAGGCCAACAATGCGCTTGAGCAATTGCTATCCTTACAAGATGAGGCTGCAAGGCAGTTCGATGGTGTCTCAGAAAGTCTAAATGCACTCAATGAAAGACTGGATAGGGTCAATCGCCTCTTCTCCGAAGGGCAAAGCCGGGTGGAAGCCACCCAACGAATGCTGCATAGCAGAGGGTTGTCTTCTAGAATTCGCTTCGAGCTATCCTTACTGCCGGAATCCAGTGCACTGGAACATCGCTTGGCATCCCGGCCTTACAATCTTGAGGAACTGGAATCCCTTGGCCGTTCTTATGATTCGCAGATCACTTCCTTTGTGAATGAAGCGAACCGACTCGTTCGTCAGAAGGAAGAGGAAGAACGGCTAGCTCAATTAGCTATGATGAGAGAACAGCAACGTCGAGCGCAGGCTCGCAAACGGATGTCCTCCGGCCCTCCTTCCTCGGGCGGATTCGGTGGAGGTCGTTCCTCCGGTGGTTCTTCCTCGGGGGGAGGCGGCAGCGGTGGCAAATCTTCCGGCGGCTCTTCTTGGGGTGGTGGCGGAGGGAAGTCCGGCCGAAATTCATCTGGTGGGTCCAAGTGGTAG
- a CDS encoding formate/nitrite transporter family protein, whose protein sequence is MENEALLQVEQLALKKQKIYRQSVLRYIARAMLASMFIGFGVIVAFKTGNYFYMEHSPFAYPMAAITFGAAIILISYGGGDLFTGDTFYYTYTALRRKMKWSEVVRMWVMSYIGNILGAAVFALLIFLTGLFYSSDVNGFLLYVVEHKMGAPAGQLFFRAILCNWLVCMAFFIPMNIKGDGAKMFAMVLFVFCFFISGYEHSIANMCTFAIALVLDHPGTVSWGGVVHNLVPVTIGNLIGGGVLMGVMYYYVNKPFLDDTKH, encoded by the coding sequence ATGGAGAACGAGGCGCTGCTACAGGTTGAACAATTAGCACTTAAGAAACAGAAGATCTATCGGCAAAGTGTATTGCGCTATATTGCCAGAGCCATGCTGGCCAGTATGTTTATCGGGTTCGGTGTAATTGTAGCGTTCAAGACAGGTAACTACTTCTATATGGAGCATTCACCATTTGCGTATCCAATGGCTGCGATTACTTTTGGAGCAGCGATCATCCTAATCTCATACGGTGGGGGAGACTTATTTACTGGAGATACTTTCTATTACACGTACACGGCTTTGAGACGGAAAATGAAATGGTCCGAGGTTGTACGCATGTGGGTCATGAGTTATATCGGTAATATTCTCGGTGCTGCGGTATTTGCGCTGTTGATTTTTTTAACAGGGCTGTTTTACAGCTCTGATGTAAATGGATTTTTGCTATATGTGGTTGAACATAAAATGGGGGCTCCGGCAGGTCAGCTTTTTTTCCGTGCTATCCTCTGTAACTGGCTCGTTTGTATGGCTTTCTTTATACCGATGAATATCAAAGGCGATGGGGCCAAAATGTTTGCGATGGTCTTATTCGTATTCTGTTTTTTCATCTCCGGTTATGAGCATAGTATTGCCAATATGTGTACCTTTGCGATTGCACTGGTCCTTGACCATCCCGGAACCGTTTCGTGGGGCGGTGTGGTACATAATCTTGTGCCTGTTACAATCGGTAATCTGATTGGTGGTGGGGTTCTGATGGGGGTTATGTATTATTATGTGAACAAACCTTTTCTAGACGACACGAAGCATTAA
- a CDS encoding cysteine protease StiP family protein encodes MKGTSNHKVMDKKIAEPVPLGSYPPSDVTFLLKDLSNVSLELATEEREEAIQSGVHYSEMLPVEYQPTEQYIELFHETLQQSAKKVALAVAIVSEMIVARRGLGSVLVSLARAGTPVGILIKRYIAERYGVDLPHYSISIIRGKGIDENAILYILQKHGLDADLQFVDGWTGKGAIRGVLIDSCNSLYEKYGIRLNDDLAVLADPGNCAGTFGTREDYLIPSACLNSTVSGLMSRTVLHADLIGPEEFHGSKFYKEWLDADESNVFIDTICPYFPSVVAEAKSACEQMLEHPPEITWQGLRDIQSIQETFGIDNINLVKPGVGETTRVLLRRVPWKILVDTMDNPNLRHILLLAKDRGVPVEIFPGMTYSCCGIIKPLKGETE; translated from the coding sequence ATGAAGGGAACAAGTAATCATAAAGTCATGGACAAAAAAATAGCAGAACCGGTTCCGCTAGGTAGCTATCCACCGTCAGATGTTACGTTTCTGCTCAAGGATCTTAGTAATGTTTCGCTGGAGCTGGCGACGGAAGAAAGGGAGGAAGCTATTCAATCGGGTGTCCATTATTCTGAGATGCTGCCCGTTGAATATCAGCCTACCGAGCAGTATATTGAATTGTTTCATGAGACGCTGCAGCAATCGGCTAAGAAGGTAGCTTTAGCTGTTGCCATTGTTTCTGAAATGATTGTCGCAAGAAGAGGGCTAGGAAGTGTGCTTGTCTCTTTAGCTAGAGCAGGAACACCAGTTGGTATACTCATTAAGCGTTATATAGCAGAGAGATACGGAGTAGATCTACCGCATTATAGTATTTCTATTATTCGGGGCAAAGGTATAGATGAGAATGCGATACTCTACATTCTGCAGAAGCATGGACTTGATGCTGACTTGCAGTTTGTAGATGGATGGACAGGAAAAGGGGCTATCCGTGGGGTGCTGATTGATTCTTGCAACAGCCTCTATGAGAAGTATGGTATTCGATTAAATGATGATCTTGCTGTGTTGGCCGATCCGGGAAACTGTGCAGGAACGTTTGGGACTCGAGAAGACTATCTCATTCCTAGCGCCTGCTTAAATTCTACCGTATCAGGGCTGATGAGCCGAACGGTGTTACACGCTGATCTCATTGGTCCCGAGGAGTTTCATGGTTCAAAGTTTTATAAGGAGTGGTTGGATGCGGACGAGTCCAATGTATTCATTGATACAATTTGCCCGTATTTTCCTTCCGTAGTAGCAGAAGCGAAGAGCGCTTGTGAACAGATGCTGGAGCATCCGCCAGAAATCACTTGGCAGGGTCTTCGTGATATTCAGAGTATTCAGGAGACTTTCGGCATAGATAACATTAATCTGGTAAAGCCGGGGGTTGGTGAAACAACCCGTGTACTACTGCGCAGAGTACCCTGGAAAATTCTTGTCGATACTATGGATAATCCGAATCTAAGGCATATTCTTCTCTTAGCGAAGGACCGGGGCGTTCCAGTTGAGATATTTCCTGGAATGACGTACTCCTGTTGCGGAATAATTAAACCGCTGAAAGGGGAGACAGAATGA
- a CDS encoding ATP-grasp domain-containing protein, protein MKKVNIYFNRWFSVAYHYMNLLRNNEDGIPVQIFATHPDIRHMSLQGADFAETEPALKGIEYVQFCVDFCRRNEIDVFIPRLHMLDIALHVAMFDAIGTKVLVCRDLDLLESIMDKGKFYENVSEQGIMSIPDYHVVSTAEQFKEAYEDLVAKGHRVCFKPTETEGGLGFRIIDNTRDPLQELFGYVTPLITFDDAYRILASRTTFPDLMVMELLEGYEYSIDCLADENGKLLVAVPRRKVGGRLRLMEHIPELEEIAARVAEVYKIPFNFNIQMKYNGDTPKLLEINPRMSGGLHMSCLSGINFPYLAVKSALGGEVQPMNFEGDVLASHLEQPMIMKINGESVIPDAVN, encoded by the coding sequence ATGAAAAAGGTAAATATTTATTTCAATCGTTGGTTTTCCGTGGCTTACCATTATATGAATCTCCTCCGCAATAACGAGGATGGTATACCAGTTCAAATATTTGCAACACACCCGGATATCCGCCATATGTCGCTACAAGGTGCTGACTTTGCTGAAACCGAGCCGGCGCTGAAGGGGATAGAATATGTTCAGTTTTGCGTTGATTTCTGTCGGCGTAATGAGATCGATGTTTTTATTCCTCGGTTGCATATGCTTGATATTGCTTTACATGTGGCAATGTTTGATGCGATTGGTACGAAGGTGCTGGTCTGCAGAGATCTTGATCTGCTGGAGTCCATTATGGACAAAGGTAAATTTTACGAGAATGTTAGTGAGCAGGGCATCATGAGTATCCCAGATTATCATGTAGTTAGTACAGCCGAGCAATTTAAAGAGGCTTACGAGGACCTTGTTGCCAAAGGGCATCGTGTCTGCTTTAAGCCTACTGAAACCGAAGGTGGGCTAGGCTTCCGCATTATCGACAATACCCGTGATCCTCTTCAAGAGCTTTTTGGGTATGTGACCCCATTGATTACGTTTGATGATGCCTATCGTATTCTTGCAAGCAGAACGACTTTCCCTGATTTGATGGTTATGGAATTGCTGGAGGGTTACGAGTATAGTATAGATTGTCTGGCAGATGAGAACGGTAAGTTGTTAGTGGCTGTGCCACGTCGTAAAGTGGGCGGTCGTCTGCGATTGATGGAGCATATTCCTGAACTGGAGGAGATTGCGGCTAGAGTTGCAGAAGTTTATAAAATCCCTTTCAATTTCAATATTCAAATGAAATACAATGGAGATACGCCAAAGTTGTTGGAAATTAACCCACGAATGTCCGGTGGACTGCATATGTCATGTCTGTCAGGGATTAACTTTCCTTATTTAGCCGTCAAAAGCGCACTCGGTGGCGAGGTTCAGCCTATGAATTTTGAAGGAGATGTATTGGCTAGCCATCTGGAGCAACCGATGATTATGAAAATAAACGGCGAATCCGTCATTCCGGATGCTGTGAATTGA
- a CDS encoding toxic anion resistance protein — translation MSTQLIQLKKEDEQKVVEEAAQLIEKVSQTDTVTLDSLMDDIGKLGVKTQEKAGQTLKLLDRPVNDLMSGKRVEVPNMIMKLRNECENLQQSKNVSFFGKMLRKSPMKNYVYKYQSVRTNIDAIVTGLRDGRDTLEESIVNMRQLKRTSMEEIYNLQTKIAFGTKLKELFEVEIAKPENEYRKAYLERGLRKVMVRIQSMTEMILLYNQAIAATDIINDNNDKLIDSVNNAIDKTSNLITVSAMIAMSLADQENVINAVEATNKTIEDQFKENARLLRTTTEKTTELLSKPSMSMEAVNQAIGDLLSALDTSEQSNRRIIESCQDYTSKMTAINTQLGNRLGLNEADKPQALKQGEAESQLSSFLN, via the coding sequence ATGTCCACGCAGTTAATCCAATTAAAAAAAGAAGATGAACAAAAGGTAGTCGAGGAAGCCGCACAATTAATTGAGAAGGTATCCCAAACGGATACAGTTACATTAGATTCCTTGATGGATGATATCGGCAAGCTCGGGGTTAAGACACAGGAAAAAGCAGGTCAAACCCTGAAGCTGCTGGATCGCCCAGTGAATGACCTGATGTCTGGTAAACGAGTTGAAGTGCCTAACATGATTATGAAGCTACGGAATGAGTGTGAGAATCTACAGCAGAGTAAGAATGTAAGCTTCTTCGGCAAAATGCTGCGCAAGAGTCCGATGAAGAACTACGTGTACAAATATCAGTCGGTCCGCACGAACATTGATGCCATTGTTACAGGGCTTCGCGATGGTAGAGATACCCTCGAAGAGAGCATTGTGAATATGCGTCAGCTGAAACGCACCTCCATGGAAGAGATCTATAACCTCCAGACCAAAATTGCTTTTGGCACTAAGTTGAAAGAGTTGTTCGAGGTGGAGATCGCGAAGCCTGAGAATGAGTACCGTAAAGCTTATCTGGAGCGCGGTTTGCGTAAAGTGATGGTTCGTATTCAGTCGATGACAGAAATGATTCTGCTGTACAATCAAGCGATTGCTGCTACAGACATCATTAATGACAATAATGACAAGCTGATTGATTCCGTGAATAACGCTATTGATAAGACTTCTAATCTGATCACGGTGTCGGCAATGATTGCGATGTCGTTAGCGGATCAGGAGAATGTCATCAACGCTGTAGAAGCGACGAATAAGACGATTGAAGATCAATTTAAAGAAAATGCACGTCTGCTGCGTACCACTACGGAGAAAACAACCGAGTTGCTATCTAAGCCTTCTATGTCTATGGAAGCTGTGAATCAAGCGATCGGCGATCTGCTTAGCGCACTAGATACTTCAGAACAGTCCAACCGTCGTATTATTGAGAGCTGCCAAGATTATACGTCTAAAATGACGGCAATCAATACTCAACTAGGCAATCGTTTAGGACTAAATGAGGCGGACAAGCCTCAGGCACTGAAGCAAGGAGAGGCTGAGAGTCAACTGAGCAGTTTCTTGAACTAA
- a CDS encoding ATP-binding protein, with product MEKTTGLLTDETIIKASNQHCIDQGIDPEQPPIFPKCYAADELGSQLHVYSEVIEVIDFFVNKFLSSVKGNPILVTISDDAGYLLAFKGDPTIIDLVGQVGIKEGVQLNKEVGTNSIALCLEHQRPFQLKGQDHYHHILHRLVCCTAPFYKEDGLEILGTISFMADIDVAHPHLLPLLCTMADSIEREILLRRGNAQLQLLNRILLDTNYLGVIITDERGAIVNINENCLTMLHLDGEYQESVIGASVFEIQNVGSYFQHVILQQEACAGLEVIQESNGLFEHYMLDVLPIYDSNGCLARVIGSLRNITEMKRTQEVLRNTEKLVVAGQLAMSIAHEIRNPLTTVKGMLQLANKDSRLLHYDLIMSEVERMNLIVSEFLILGKPQAAHYRTEQCSAILQEVLSIFAIQVEMNNISLNTQIYYDAKIECDRNQIKQIFQNILRNSMEALPFGGNISVALDMEDGFQAITFTDNGEGMNQGVLDKLGEPFHTTRCDGNGLGIMIVKKIVSAHKGRVAIASEEGVGTAVAIYLPLK from the coding sequence TTGGAAAAGACAACAGGGTTACTGACGGATGAGACTATCATTAAGGCTTCCAATCAGCATTGCATTGATCAAGGAATAGACCCTGAGCAGCCTCCTATTTTTCCAAAATGTTATGCTGCAGATGAATTGGGGTCACAACTCCATGTATATAGTGAAGTGATTGAGGTTATTGATTTTTTTGTAAATAAGTTTCTTTCTTCAGTAAAAGGTAATCCGATCCTTGTTACGATATCGGATGATGCAGGTTATCTATTAGCGTTCAAAGGGGATCCAACAATTATTGATCTCGTAGGGCAGGTTGGCATCAAAGAAGGTGTGCAACTAAACAAAGAGGTGGGTACAAATTCAATTGCGTTATGTCTCGAACATCAGCGGCCATTTCAGTTGAAGGGACAAGACCATTATCATCACATTCTTCATCGTTTAGTGTGCTGTACGGCTCCTTTTTATAAAGAGGATGGGCTTGAAATATTGGGGACGATATCATTTATGGCGGATATAGATGTGGCGCATCCCCACCTATTGCCTTTGCTCTGTACGATGGCTGACTCAATCGAACGCGAGATTTTGCTGCGTAGAGGGAACGCTCAGCTTCAGCTTTTAAATCGAATTTTATTGGATACCAATTACTTGGGTGTAATTATAACGGATGAACGCGGAGCGATCGTGAATATAAATGAGAATTGCTTAACCATGCTTCATTTGGACGGTGAGTATCAAGAATCAGTTATCGGAGCCAGTGTGTTTGAAATTCAGAATGTTGGATCTTATTTTCAGCATGTCATTTTACAGCAAGAAGCATGTGCTGGGCTGGAAGTGATTCAGGAGAGCAACGGCTTGTTCGAGCATTATATGCTGGATGTGCTTCCGATTTATGATTCGAATGGATGCTTGGCTCGTGTGATTGGAAGTCTTCGGAACATCACGGAGATGAAAAGAACGCAAGAAGTGCTGCGCAATACAGAGAAATTAGTGGTCGCAGGACAACTGGCCATGAGTATTGCACATGAAATTCGAAATCCGCTAACTACAGTCAAAGGTATGCTTCAACTGGCCAATAAAGATTCGCGTCTGCTGCACTATGATCTCATTATGTCAGAAGTGGAAAGAATGAACCTCATTGTGAGTGAGTTTCTCATACTGGGTAAACCGCAGGCTGCGCATTATAGGACTGAACAATGTAGTGCGATCCTGCAGGAAGTGTTGAGTATCTTCGCGATTCAGGTGGAGATGAATAATATATCGCTGAACACGCAGATCTATTATGATGCTAAGATCGAGTGTGACCGCAACCAGATCAAGCAGATTTTCCAAAACATCCTAAGAAATTCAATGGAAGCCTTGCCCTTTGGCGGGAACATTTCAGTAGCCCTAGATATGGAGGACGGATTCCAGGCGATTACCTTCACAGACAACGGAGAGGGTATGAACCAGGGAGTGCTGGACAAATTAGGCGAGCCTTTTCACACGACCAGATGTGATGGTAATGGACTTGGAATCATGATTGTAAAAAAAATAGTGTCTGCTCATAAAGGACGCGTGGCTATAGCTAGTGAAGAGGGAGTCGGTACAGCCGTTGCGATTTATCTTCCGTTAAAATAG